In Burkholderia sp. GAS332, one DNA window encodes the following:
- a CDS encoding phosphoribosylaminoimidazole-succinocarboxamide synthase — translation MSTLYESTLRSLPLLGRGKVRDNYAVGNDQLLIVTTDRLSAFDVIMGEPIPNKGRVLNEMANFWFEKLKHVVPNHLTGVAPESVVAADEVEQVKGRAVVVKRLEPILVEAVVRGYLAGSGWKDYQATGSVCGVELPPGLQNAQKLPEPIFTPAAKAEMGHHDENITYNEMERRIGTELSATIRDISIKLYKEAADYAATRGIIIADTKFEFGLDNHGQLYLMDEALTADSSRFWPADQYQVGTNPPSFDKQFVRDWLETQPWKKEPPAPKLPDDVVTKTGEKYQEALERLTGHKLA, via the coding sequence ATGTCTACCCTTTACGAATCCACGCTCCGCTCGCTGCCGCTGCTCGGCCGCGGTAAAGTCCGCGACAACTATGCGGTAGGCAACGACCAGTTGCTGATCGTCACGACCGACCGTCTGTCGGCGTTCGACGTCATCATGGGCGAGCCGATTCCGAATAAGGGCCGCGTGCTCAACGAAATGGCGAACTTCTGGTTCGAGAAACTCAAGCATGTGGTGCCGAATCACCTGACGGGCGTGGCGCCCGAATCCGTGGTGGCGGCGGACGAAGTGGAACAGGTGAAGGGCCGCGCAGTGGTGGTGAAGCGCCTCGAGCCGATCCTCGTCGAAGCGGTGGTGCGCGGCTATCTGGCCGGCAGCGGCTGGAAAGACTACCAGGCAACCGGTTCGGTCTGTGGCGTGGAACTGCCGCCGGGCCTGCAAAACGCGCAGAAGCTGCCTGAGCCGATTTTCACGCCGGCCGCCAAGGCCGAAATGGGCCACCACGACGAAAACATCACGTACAACGAGATGGAACGCCGCATTGGCACCGAATTGTCGGCCACGATCCGCGACATCTCGATCAAGCTGTACAAGGAAGCCGCTGACTATGCTGCGACGCGCGGCATCATCATTGCGGATACGAAGTTCGAATTCGGTCTGGACAACCACGGCCAGTTGTATCTGATGGACGAGGCGCTGACCGCCGATTCGTCGCGCTTCTGGCCGGCTGACCAGTATCAGGTCGGCACCAACCCGCCGTCGTTCGACAAGCAGTTCGTGCGCGACTGGCTCGAAACCCAGCCGTGGAAGAAAGAGCCGCCCGCACCGAAGCTGCCGGACGACGTGGTCACCAAGACGGGCGAGAAGTACCAGGAAGCGCTCGAACGCCTGACCGGACACAAGCTCGCTTAA
- a CDS encoding phosphoglycerate kinase produces the protein MNKVLRLSDLIAEGKLSGKRVFIRADLNVPQDDQGNITEDTRIRASVPAIKAALDAGAAVMVTSHLGRPTEGDFKPEDSLAPVAKRLAELLGRDVPLVANWVENGVNVVPGQVVLLENCRVNKGEKKDSDELAQKMAKLCDIYVNDAFGTAHRAEATTHGIAKYAPIACAGPLLAAELEALGKALGAPKRPLVAIVAGSKVSTKLTILKSLADKVDQLIVGGGIANTFMLAAGLKIGKSLAEADLVNEAKAIIDAAKARGASVPIPTDVVTAKEFSPTAKAEVKAVADVQDDDLILDIGPETAKVLAAQLEKAGTIVWNGPVGVFEFDQFGNGTKTLADAIAKSSAFSIAGGGDTLAAIAKYGIQDKVSYISTGGGAFLEFLEGKTLPAVAVLESRA, from the coding sequence ATGAACAAGGTATTGCGTCTCTCCGATCTGATCGCCGAAGGCAAGCTATCCGGCAAACGCGTGTTCATCCGCGCCGATCTGAACGTGCCGCAGGACGACCAAGGCAACATCACCGAAGACACCCGTATCCGCGCCTCCGTGCCGGCTATCAAGGCCGCGCTGGACGCAGGCGCCGCCGTGATGGTCACGTCGCACCTGGGCCGCCCGACCGAAGGTGATTTCAAGCCGGAAGACTCGCTTGCACCGGTCGCGAAGCGCCTCGCCGAACTGCTCGGCCGTGACGTGCCGCTGGTCGCCAACTGGGTCGAAAACGGCGTGAACGTCGTGCCGGGCCAGGTCGTGCTGCTGGAAAACTGCCGCGTCAACAAGGGCGAAAAGAAGGATTCCGACGAGCTCGCGCAGAAAATGGCGAAGCTTTGCGACATCTACGTGAACGATGCATTCGGCACCGCGCACCGCGCCGAAGCCACTACGCACGGCATCGCCAAGTACGCGCCGATCGCATGCGCCGGCCCGCTGCTCGCTGCTGAACTCGAAGCGCTCGGCAAGGCGCTGGGCGCGCCGAAGCGCCCGCTGGTGGCGATCGTCGCCGGTTCGAAGGTGTCCACCAAGCTGACCATTCTGAAGTCGCTCGCTGACAAGGTTGACCAGCTGATCGTGGGCGGCGGCATCGCCAATACGTTCATGCTGGCGGCCGGCCTGAAGATCGGCAAGTCGCTCGCCGAAGCCGATCTGGTGAACGAAGCCAAGGCCATCATCGACGCGGCGAAAGCCCGCGGCGCCTCCGTGCCGATCCCGACCGACGTGGTCACGGCGAAAGAATTCTCGCCGACCGCCAAGGCCGAAGTGAAGGCCGTCGCGGATGTTCAAGACGACGACCTGATCCTCGACATCGGACCGGAAACCGCCAAGGTGCTCGCCGCACAACTGGAAAAAGCCGGCACGATTGTGTGGAACGGCCCGGTCGGCGTGTTCGAATTCGATCAGTTTGGCAACGGCACCAAGACGCTGGCTGACGCGATCGCCAAGTCGTCGGCGTTCTCGATTGCAGGCGGCGGCGACACGCTCGCGGCCATTGCCAAATACGGCATCCAGGACAAAGTCAGCTACATCTCGACGGGCGGCGGTGCCTTCCTCGAGTTCCTGGAGGGCAAGACACTGCCCGCAGTCGCTGTTCTGGAATCGCGGGCTTAA
- a CDS encoding Putative Zn-dependent protease, contains TPR repeats, giving the protein MLSVALAVPPGAFAQSRAASSMSLALNMQSAEPPLESGPVDTFADPIVPPDIAKGVFGVYGGAQSRFSGNAGATTSWRAPIVTQQLPDLGNGGSGSLTPQAERKLGERVMRELRRDPDYLDDWLVRDYLNSVATKLSAAASALYIGGYRPDFELFAVRDTQINAFSLPGGFIGVNTGLIVTTQTESELASVLGHEMGHVLQRHISRMISTGERSSYAALAGLLFGIVAGVLAHSGDLGSAIAIGGQAYAVDNQLRFSRSAEHEADRVGFLLLAGAGYDPYAMTTFFGRLDRAAMSDTGIPAYARTHPLTGERIADMEDRARRAPYRQPHQAAEYGFVRARARLLQDRSRSEYADEISRLRSEIEDRTAVNVAANWYGIAYGQMLLERYDDAAASLASSRAAFAASERGVGEPMRSSPSLDVLAADIARRAGRDDEAARLAEFAQKRWPQSNAAIDMHIQTLLTLKRFADAQALALKETRAQPDQPAWWMYLAQASAGSGDTLTQHRALAEKFALEGAWPSAIRQLKEARDLKTIGYYDLATVDARLHEMESRYKEERLDEKG; this is encoded by the coding sequence TTGTTGTCTGTCGCGCTCGCGGTTCCGCCGGGCGCATTCGCGCAATCGCGCGCCGCTTCGAGTATGAGCCTCGCGCTCAACATGCAGTCGGCGGAACCGCCGTTGGAAAGCGGCCCGGTCGACACTTTCGCCGACCCCATCGTACCGCCCGACATCGCCAAAGGTGTATTCGGCGTCTATGGCGGCGCGCAGAGCCGCTTCTCCGGCAACGCCGGCGCGACCACCAGTTGGCGCGCCCCGATCGTCACGCAGCAACTGCCCGACCTCGGCAACGGCGGTTCCGGCTCGCTGACGCCACAAGCCGAGCGCAAGCTCGGCGAACGCGTGATGCGCGAGTTGCGCCGCGACCCTGACTATCTCGACGACTGGCTGGTGCGCGACTACCTGAACTCGGTCGCCACGAAACTCTCCGCGGCGGCGAGTGCGCTCTACATCGGTGGCTATCGTCCGGACTTCGAGCTGTTCGCGGTCCGCGACACGCAGATCAACGCCTTCTCGCTGCCGGGCGGCTTTATCGGCGTGAACACCGGATTGATCGTGACGACGCAAACAGAATCCGAACTCGCCTCCGTGCTCGGCCACGAGATGGGGCACGTTTTGCAGCGGCACATTTCGCGCATGATCAGCACCGGCGAGCGCAGCAGCTATGCCGCGCTCGCCGGCCTGTTGTTCGGCATTGTGGCGGGCGTGCTCGCGCACAGCGGCGACCTCGGCAGCGCGATTGCGATCGGCGGCCAGGCCTATGCGGTCGACAACCAGTTGCGTTTCTCACGCTCCGCCGAGCATGAAGCGGACCGTGTCGGCTTTCTTCTGCTGGCCGGCGCCGGCTACGACCCTTATGCGATGACGACGTTTTTCGGTCGCCTCGATCGCGCGGCGATGAGCGACACGGGCATACCGGCCTACGCGCGCACCCATCCGCTGACTGGCGAACGGATTGCCGACATGGAGGACCGTGCGCGCCGCGCGCCATACCGGCAACCGCATCAGGCGGCCGAGTATGGTTTTGTGCGGGCGAGGGCGCGCTTGCTGCAGGACCGCTCGCGCAGCGAGTACGCGGATGAGATTTCGCGCTTACGCTCCGAAATCGAAGACCGTACCGCCGTGAACGTCGCCGCGAACTGGTACGGAATAGCGTATGGGCAGATGCTGCTCGAGCGTTACGACGACGCGGCGGCGTCGCTGGCCTCTTCGCGTGCCGCGTTTGCTGCCAGCGAGCGCGGTGTGGGGGAGCCCATGCGCAGTTCACCGAGCCTCGACGTGCTGGCCGCCGATATCGCGCGACGCGCCGGACGTGATGACGAGGCGGCGCGTCTGGCCGAGTTTGCGCAGAAGCGCTGGCCGCAGTCGAACGCTGCCATCGACATGCATATCCAAACCTTGCTGACCTTGAAGCGATTTGCCGATGCGCAGGCGTTGGCGCTGAAGGAAACGCGCGCGCAACCCGATCAGCCTGCCTGGTGGATGTATCTCGCGCAGGCCAGCGCCGGCAGTGGAGATACGTTGACGCAGCATCGCGCGTTGGCCGAGAAATTCGCACTCGAGGGGGCCTGGCCGTCGGCTATCCGGCAACTGAAGGAGGCGCGGGATCTGAAGACGATCGGCTACTACGATCTCGCTACCGTCGATGCGCGGTTACATGAGATGGAGAGCCGCTATAAAGAGGAGCGGCTCGACGAGAAGGGTTAG
- a CDS encoding SnoaL-like domain-containing protein, with translation MPRFAHIFEAAADTLNAYYQAIAEVNIDSLMGLWIDEEFVSCICADGSHLHGLDNIRAGLQIQLETARVSIEPLDIRVYDSLGTVVYAIAEAHRPADPKATPAMVFTTYVMVHERGEWRIAHIHASPMPNEAASQFATKMRHGQGSLH, from the coding sequence ATGCCACGTTTTGCCCATATCTTCGAAGCCGCCGCCGATACGCTCAACGCCTATTACCAGGCCATCGCCGAGGTGAATATCGACAGCTTGATGGGCCTGTGGATCGACGAGGAGTTCGTGAGCTGCATCTGTGCCGACGGCTCCCACCTGCACGGCCTCGACAACATTCGCGCCGGCTTGCAAATCCAGCTCGAAACCGCGCGTGTTTCGATTGAACCGCTCGATATTCGCGTCTACGACAGCCTCGGCACCGTCGTCTACGCCATTGCTGAAGCACACCGCCCGGCCGATCCGAAGGCGACGCCCGCGATGGTGTTCACCACGTACGTCATGGTTCACGAGCGCGGCGAATGGCGGATTGCGCATATTCACGCGAGTCCGATGCCGAATGAGGCCGCCAGCCAGTTCGCCACGAAGATGCGGCATGGCCAGGGGTCGCTGCACTGA
- a CDS encoding Branched-chain amino acid transport protein, translating into MTSTQIWLAIIGMTFVTAVTRAMFLIGGERTVLPARVQRMLRYAPAAALAAVVLPDVLATPDGLSFAPSNHEFYATLAGLAWFLWRRTMLGTIVVGMVVFTLLRLFM; encoded by the coding sequence ATGACGTCCACGCAGATCTGGCTGGCCATTATCGGCATGACTTTCGTCACCGCGGTGACACGCGCCATGTTTCTAATCGGCGGCGAGCGCACGGTTTTGCCGGCGCGCGTGCAGCGGATGCTGCGTTATGCGCCGGCCGCGGCGCTCGCCGCCGTCGTGCTGCCCGATGTGCTGGCGACGCCGGACGGGCTCTCGTTCGCGCCGTCGAACCACGAGTTTTACGCGACGCTGGCCGGTCTCGCGTGGTTTTTGTGGCGACGCACCATGCTTGGCACGATTGTGGTGGGAATGGTCGTGTTCACGCTCCTGCGGCTCTTCATGTGA
- a CDS encoding Predicted branched-chain amino acid permease (azaleucine resistance) has protein sequence MLARLSDTDRRAFREGARDYSPTLMAIFSWGLVTGIAMSKSVLTLPQALTMSLLCYAGSSQLAVLPLLAAKLPIWTVLLTAAMVNTRFVIFSAGLAPHFSYLPMWRRIVLGYFNGDVIYLLFQKKSFQTGYVPGKEAYFWGMAACSWLSWQVSSIVGILLASLIPDNWGLALAGTLALLPIMVSAIATRSTLVAVSIAGLVSLLAFDLPYRLALPLAVIAAIVAGSAADLMVERADLRRIRNSAGDSP, from the coding sequence ATGCTCGCTCGCCTGTCCGATACCGATCGCCGTGCTTTTCGTGAGGGGGCGCGCGACTATTCGCCCACGCTGATGGCGATATTCTCCTGGGGGCTCGTCACCGGCATTGCGATGAGCAAGTCCGTGCTCACGCTGCCTCAGGCGCTCACCATGTCGCTGCTGTGCTACGCCGGTTCGTCGCAACTGGCCGTGCTGCCGCTGCTTGCCGCCAAGCTGCCGATCTGGACCGTGCTGCTCACGGCCGCCATGGTCAATACGCGTTTCGTGATCTTCAGCGCCGGTCTCGCGCCGCATTTTTCCTATCTGCCGATGTGGCGGCGCATCGTGCTGGGCTACTTCAACGGCGACGTGATCTATCTGCTGTTCCAGAAGAAGAGCTTCCAGACCGGTTACGTGCCGGGCAAGGAGGCGTACTTCTGGGGCATGGCGGCGTGCAGCTGGCTCTCGTGGCAGGTGTCGTCGATCGTCGGCATCCTGCTGGCGAGCCTGATTCCGGACAACTGGGGCCTCGCGCTCGCGGGCACGCTGGCGCTGCTGCCCATCATGGTGTCGGCAATCGCCACGCGTTCCACGCTGGTTGCGGTCAGCATCGCTGGCCTCGTGTCGCTGCTCGCTTTCGACCTGCCGTACCGGCTTGCGCTGCCGCTCGCGGTGATCGCGGCGATTGTCGCGGGCAGCGCCGCCGATCTGATGGTCGAGCGCGCCGATTTGCGCCGCATCCGTAACAGCGCCGGAGATTCCCCATGA
- a CDS encoding fructose-bisphosphate aldolase — translation MPLVSMRQLLDHAAENGYGIPAFNVNNLEQVQAIMAAADKVNAPVIMQASAGARKYAGEPFLRHLIEAAVESYPHIPVVMHQDHGQSPAVCMAAIRSGFTSVMMDGSLEADGKTVASYEYNVEVSRKVVEAAHSIGITVEAELGVLGSLETMKGDKEDGHGAEGTMTREQLLTDPEQAADFVKRTQCDALAIAIGTSHGAYKFSKKPTGDILSIQRIKEIHQRIPNTHLVMHGSSSVPQELLAEIREFGGDMKETYGVPVEEIQEGIKHGVRKVNIDTDLRLAITGAIRRYMATNPGKFDPRDYLKPAREAAMKICLERFTQFGCEGQAGKIKPVSLDKIAEKYKSGDLAQVVR, via the coding sequence ATGCCTCTCGTATCAATGCGTCAACTGCTGGACCATGCCGCCGAAAACGGTTATGGCATTCCGGCATTCAACGTGAACAACCTGGAGCAAGTGCAGGCGATCATGGCCGCGGCCGACAAGGTCAACGCCCCGGTCATCATGCAGGCATCGGCCGGCGCGCGTAAGTACGCGGGTGAGCCGTTCCTGCGTCACCTGATCGAAGCAGCGGTGGAATCGTATCCGCACATTCCGGTCGTGATGCACCAGGACCACGGCCAGTCGCCGGCGGTCTGTATGGCAGCGATCCGCAGCGGTTTCACCAGCGTGATGATGGACGGTTCGCTCGAAGCTGACGGCAAAACGGTCGCATCGTACGAGTACAACGTCGAAGTCTCGCGCAAAGTGGTTGAAGCGGCGCACTCGATCGGGATCACGGTGGAAGCGGAACTGGGCGTGCTCGGTTCGCTGGAAACCATGAAGGGCGACAAGGAAGACGGCCACGGCGCGGAAGGTACGATGACCCGCGAACAACTGCTGACCGACCCGGAGCAGGCTGCCGACTTCGTCAAGCGCACGCAATGCGACGCGCTCGCAATCGCGATTGGTACGTCGCATGGCGCGTACAAGTTCAGCAAGAAGCCCACGGGCGACATTCTGTCGATCCAGCGCATCAAGGAAATTCACCAGCGCATTCCGAATACGCACCTGGTGATGCACGGTTCGTCGTCGGTGCCGCAGGAACTGCTCGCGGAAATCCGCGAATTCGGCGGCGACATGAAGGAAACTTACGGTGTGCCGGTCGAAGAAATCCAGGAAGGCATCAAGCACGGCGTGCGCAAGGTCAACATCGACACCGACCTGCGTCTGGCGATCACCGGCGCGATCCGCCGCTACATGGCGACCAATCCGGGCAAGTTCGATCCGCGCGACTACCTGAAGCCGGCGCGCGAAGCGGCGATGAAGATCTGTCTCGAGCGCTTCACGCAATTCGGCTGCGAAGGCCAGGCAGGCAAGATCAAGCCGGTTTCGCTTGATAAAATCGCGGAGAAGTACAAATCGGGCGACCTCGCGCAAGTCGTCCGCTAA
- a CDS encoding heptosyltransferase-2 yields MRRALVIAPNWIGDALMAQPLFARLVKLHPRIVIDAVAPSWVAPVLERMPEIRDVYATDLAHGKLQMLRRWQLASDLRDVGYDAAYVLPNSLKSALIPWMAGIPLRIGYTGESRYGLLNVRHANPRKDERPPMVGQYAALAYTPGAKVPDDLPMPRLDADLNEASRVSARFNLDTRVPLLVFCPGAEYGPAKRWPPEHFAALAQMVGQSFPYTQIVALGSPKDAPLAQAIADKAPNVRNLCGQTALGEACALISRANAVVTNDSGLMHVAAALRRPLVAVYGSTDPRHTPPLSELAKVQWLHLECSPCFQRECPLGHLNCLKQLSAEQVFGDLRGMLLAQR; encoded by the coding sequence ATGCGTCGCGCGTTGGTTATCGCACCGAACTGGATCGGTGACGCATTGATGGCGCAGCCGCTGTTTGCGCGCCTCGTGAAATTGCATCCGCGCATCGTGATCGACGCGGTCGCGCCCTCATGGGTCGCGCCCGTGCTCGAACGCATGCCCGAGATTCGCGACGTCTACGCAACCGACCTCGCGCACGGCAAGCTGCAGATGCTGCGCCGCTGGCAGCTGGCGAGCGACTTGCGCGATGTCGGCTACGACGCGGCCTATGTCCTGCCGAATTCGCTCAAGTCAGCGCTGATTCCGTGGATGGCGGGCATTCCGCTGCGCATCGGCTACACCGGCGAAAGCCGCTACGGCTTGCTGAACGTGCGTCACGCGAATCCGCGCAAAGACGAGCGCCCGCCGATGGTCGGCCAGTACGCCGCCCTCGCCTACACACCCGGCGCCAAGGTCCCCGACGACCTGCCGATGCCGCGGCTCGACGCGGACCTGAACGAAGCCTCGCGCGTATCCGCGCGCTTCAATCTGGATACGCGCGTACCGCTGCTGGTGTTCTGCCCGGGTGCCGAGTACGGCCCGGCCAAACGCTGGCCGCCTGAGCATTTCGCCGCGCTCGCTCAGATGGTCGGCCAATCGTTCCCGTATACGCAGATCGTCGCGCTCGGTTCGCCGAAAGACGCGCCGCTTGCCCAGGCCATCGCCGACAAGGCGCCGAACGTGCGTAACCTGTGCGGCCAGACCGCACTGGGCGAGGCTTGCGCGCTGATCTCGCGAGCCAATGCGGTCGTTACCAACGATTCCGGCCTGATGCATGTGGCCGCCGCGCTGCGCCGGCCGCTGGTGGCCGTGTACGGTTCGACCGATCCGCGCCACACGCCGCCCTTGTCCGAGCTTGCGAAGGTACAATGGCTTCATCTCGAATGCAGTCCCTGTTTTCAGCGCGAGTGTCCGCTCGGGCATCTGAACTGCCTGAAGCAGCTGAGCGCGGAGCAGGTATTCGGCGATTTGCGCGGCATGTTGCTCGCGCAACGTTGA
- a CDS encoding pyruvate kinase, with protein MHRATKIVATIGPASSTPEILLQMIRAGLDVVRLNFSHGTADDHRQRAEFVREAARQAGREVAIMADLQGPKIRVGKFENGKIMLVAGESFVLDAECELGNEQRAGLDYKDLPRDLKPGDVLLLNDGLIVLDVTRVIGSEIHTTVKIGGELSNNKGINRQGGGLSAPALTAKDMEDIRTAMSLGVDFVAVSFPKNATDMEMARQLANIAGAPYGIKPKMIAKIERAEAIPALQGILDASDGIMVARGDLAVEVGNAAVPALQKRMIRMARESNKFVITATQMMESMIYAPVPTRAEVSDVANAVLDGTDAVMLSAESAAGKYPVQTIETMAAICVEAEKSEQSELDKDFLDRTFTRIDQSIAMGALFTAFHLGAKAIVALTESGSTALWMSRHWTHVPIFALTPRVGSERAMAIYRNVTSLHLDTSSDRDTALQQALETVVSKGYASHGDMVVLTVGEPMGQAGGTNTLKIVRVGEPY; from the coding sequence ATGCATCGCGCTACCAAGATTGTCGCTACCATCGGACCGGCTTCCAGCACGCCGGAAATTCTGCTGCAAATGATTCGAGCAGGGTTGGACGTGGTGCGGCTCAATTTCTCGCACGGCACCGCCGACGACCACCGCCAGCGCGCCGAATTCGTGCGCGAGGCGGCCCGCCAGGCTGGCCGTGAAGTCGCCATCATGGCCGACCTGCAAGGCCCGAAGATCCGGGTCGGTAAATTCGAAAACGGCAAGATCATGCTGGTCGCCGGCGAGTCGTTCGTGCTCGACGCCGAGTGCGAACTCGGCAACGAACAACGCGCCGGTCTCGACTACAAAGACCTGCCGCGTGACCTGAAACCGGGCGACGTGCTGTTGCTCAACGACGGCCTGATCGTGCTGGACGTCACACGCGTGATCGGCAGCGAGATCCACACCACCGTGAAAATCGGCGGCGAGCTGTCGAATAACAAGGGTATCAACCGCCAGGGCGGCGGCCTGTCGGCGCCGGCGCTGACCGCGAAAGACATGGAAGACATCCGCACGGCGATGTCGCTCGGCGTGGATTTCGTGGCGGTATCGTTCCCCAAGAACGCCACCGACATGGAAATGGCCCGCCAGCTCGCGAACATCGCGGGCGCGCCGTACGGCATCAAGCCGAAGATGATCGCCAAGATCGAGCGTGCGGAAGCGATTCCGGCGCTGCAAGGCATCCTCGACGCGTCGGACGGCATCATGGTCGCGCGTGGCGATCTGGCCGTGGAAGTGGGGAATGCCGCAGTTCCTGCGCTGCAAAAGCGCATGATCCGTATGGCGCGTGAATCGAACAAGTTCGTGATCACCGCGACCCAGATGATGGAGTCGATGATCTACGCGCCGGTGCCGACCCGCGCCGAAGTGTCGGACGTTGCCAACGCGGTGCTGGACGGCACGGACGCGGTGATGCTGTCGGCCGAATCCGCAGCGGGCAAGTACCCGGTGCAGACCATCGAAACGATGGCGGCGATTTGCGTGGAAGCGGAGAAGTCGGAGCAGTCGGAACTGGATAAGGATTTCCTCGACCGCACGTTCACGCGAATCGACCAGTCCATCGCCATGGGGGCGTTGTTCACGGCGTTCCACCTGGGCGCGAAGGCGATCGTCGCGTTGACGGAATCGGGTTCGACCGCGCTGTGGATGTCGCGTCACTGGACGCATGTGCCGATTTTCGCGCTCACGCCGCGCGTCGGCAGCGAGCGGGCCATGGCGATCTACCGCAATGTCACGTCGCTGCATCTGGATACCAGCAGCGACCGCGACACCGCGTTGCAGCAGGCGCTGGAAACCGTGGTCAGCAAGGGTTACGCGTCGCACGGCGACATGGTGGTGCTGACCGTCGGCGAGCCGATGGGCCAGGCAGGCGGCACGAACACGCTGAAAATCGTGCGTGTCGGCGAGCCGTATTGA
- a CDS encoding cyclic pyranopterin monophosphate synthase subunit MoaC, with the protein MPELTHFDAAGQAHMVDVGSKQETKRIAIARGSIRMLPETFALIRDGNAKKGDVIGIARIAAIQGSKRTADLIPLCHPLALTRVKVDFELDETLPGVHCTVQVETLGRTGVEMEALTAVQVGLLTVYDMCKAVDRGMTITDVKVLEKHGGKSGDWVAA; encoded by the coding sequence ATGCCTGAACTCACTCATTTCGACGCCGCCGGCCAGGCGCATATGGTGGACGTCGGCAGCAAGCAAGAGACCAAGCGCATCGCCATTGCGCGCGGCTCGATTCGCATGCTGCCGGAGACTTTCGCGCTGATCCGCGACGGCAACGCCAAGAAGGGCGACGTGATCGGCATCGCACGCATCGCCGCGATTCAAGGTTCGAAGCGCACCGCCGATCTGATCCCGCTATGTCATCCGCTCGCGCTGACGCGCGTGAAAGTGGACTTTGAGCTCGATGAAACGCTGCCCGGCGTGCATTGCACGGTGCAGGTGGAAACGCTGGGACGCACGGGTGTGGAAATGGAAGCGCTAACCGCTGTGCAGGTCGGACTGCTGACGGTATACGACATGTGCAAGGCGGTGGATCGTGGGATGACGATCACGGATGTGAAGGTGCTGGAGAAGCACGGCGGGAAGTCGGGGGATTGGGTGGCGGCTTGA
- a CDS encoding Uncharacterized conserved protein, contains Zn-finger domain — protein MSEIKEMPLVELSAKDLPAYCPNPAMPRWSAHPRVFIDVTHGEAKCPYCSTRYKLRDGEVVKGH, from the coding sequence ATGAGCGAAATCAAGGAAATGCCGCTGGTCGAACTGTCGGCAAAGGATCTGCCGGCGTACTGCCCGAATCCGGCCATGCCGCGCTGGAGCGCGCATCCGCGCGTCTTTATCGACGTCACGCACGGCGAAGCGAAATGCCCGTATTGCAGCACCCGCTACAAGCTGCGCGACGGCGAAGTGGTCAAGGGCCACTAA
- a CDS encoding branched chain amino acid aminotransferase apoenzyme, giving the protein MSMADRDGKIWMDGKLIDWRDAKIHVLTHTLHYGMGVFEGVRAYKTADGGTAIFRLQEHTKRLLNSAKIFQMDVPFDHETLAAAQCEVVRANKLESCYLRPIIWVGSEKLGVSAKGNTIHVAIAAWPWGAYLGEDGIAKGIRVKTSSFTRHHVNVSMVRAKASGWYVNSILANQEAIADGYDEALLLDVDGYVSEGSGENFFLVNNGKLYTPDLSSCLDGITRDTVITLARDAGIQVIEKRITRDEVYTCDEAFFTGTAAEVTPIRELDNRTIGSGARGPITEKLQSGFFDIVNGKSDKYAHWLTKI; this is encoded by the coding sequence ATGTCAATGGCCGACCGCGACGGCAAGATCTGGATGGATGGCAAGCTCATCGACTGGCGCGACGCCAAGATCCACGTGCTCACCCACACGCTGCATTACGGCATGGGCGTTTTCGAAGGCGTACGCGCCTACAAGACGGCAGACGGCGGCACGGCGATTTTCCGCCTCCAGGAGCACACCAAGCGTCTCCTGAACTCGGCCAAGATCTTCCAGATGGACGTGCCGTTCGACCACGAAACGCTGGCAGCCGCGCAGTGCGAAGTGGTCCGCGCCAACAAGCTGGAATCCTGCTACCTGCGCCCGATCATCTGGGTCGGCTCGGAAAAGCTCGGCGTGTCGGCCAAGGGCAACACGATCCACGTCGCGATCGCCGCCTGGCCGTGGGGCGCTTACCTCGGTGAAGACGGTATTGCCAAGGGCATCCGCGTAAAAACCTCGTCGTTCACGCGCCATCACGTGAATGTGTCGATGGTCCGCGCCAAGGCGTCGGGCTGGTACGTGAACTCGATCCTCGCCAACCAGGAAGCCATCGCCGACGGTTACGACGAAGCGCTGCTGCTGGATGTGGACGGCTACGTGTCGGAAGGCTCGGGCGAAAACTTCTTCCTCGTGAACAACGGCAAGCTGTACACGCCGGATCTGTCGTCGTGCCTCGACGGCATCACGCGCGACACGGTCATCACGCTGGCGCGCGACGCGGGCATCCAGGTGATCGAAAAGCGCATCACGCGTGATGAGGTCTATACCTGCGACGAAGCATTCTTCACCGGTACCGCCGCGGAAGTCACGCCGATCCGCGAACTCGACAACCGGACGATCGGCTCGGGCGCACGCGGCCCGATCACCGAGAAGCTGCAATCAGGCTTCTTCGATATCGTCAACGGCAAGAGCGACAAGTACGCGCACTGGCTGACCAAGATTTAA